The Ruania alba genome has a window encoding:
- a CDS encoding S1C family serine protease, with translation MNEQHHPHADRPREPRGDWPTPSQYGSGAHAQPAATQPEATHWPATGGPSNPYAWSAPSAAGLPGQNPGGYGHDMQHASAPTTHAPAAPHPPQVAAPRGKRQRPWLMVGVAAVLAAGLASGGTALVLDGSHAADSGLTQVPSGTTVSPAADGSPDWQAAAESVRPSVVAIDAASQQGQGAGSGVIIDAESGYVLTNNHVVEGAQQLAVTLSDGRMFEAEIIGTDRATDLAVLQLADPPDDLTAATLGTSEDVTVGQGVMAVGNPLGLDSTVTTGIVSALDRPVNTTDQRSQESVVTNAIQIDAAVNRGNSGGPLFDAEGRVIGITSSIATDGQSSGSIGLGFAIPVDLATDIADQLIANGAAEHAYLGVTLTDEMVTADGSTRTGAAVREVLDGTPAAEAGLRSGDVIVQIDDDSVGSAASLTGYVRTYASGDEVTLSVARDGELSQVTVTLAAREDVPS, from the coding sequence ATGAACGAGCAGCACCACCCACACGCAGACCGGCCGCGCGAACCCCGTGGGGACTGGCCGACGCCGTCCCAGTACGGGTCTGGTGCGCACGCCCAGCCTGCGGCGACCCAGCCCGAGGCGACGCATTGGCCGGCAACGGGCGGGCCGTCCAACCCGTACGCATGGTCGGCGCCCAGCGCAGCCGGCCTCCCAGGGCAGAACCCCGGTGGGTACGGTCACGACATGCAGCATGCCTCCGCGCCCACGACCCATGCGCCGGCCGCTCCCCATCCGCCGCAGGTCGCTGCTCCGCGAGGAAAGCGCCAGCGGCCCTGGTTGATGGTGGGCGTGGCGGCGGTCCTCGCCGCCGGGCTCGCCAGTGGTGGGACCGCCCTGGTGCTGGACGGCTCCCACGCGGCAGACTCGGGTCTGACCCAGGTCCCGTCGGGCACCACAGTGTCCCCGGCCGCCGACGGCAGCCCCGACTGGCAGGCGGCGGCCGAGTCGGTTCGCCCGAGCGTGGTGGCCATCGACGCCGCCTCTCAGCAGGGGCAGGGCGCCGGTTCCGGCGTGATCATCGACGCCGAATCCGGGTACGTGCTGACCAACAACCACGTGGTCGAAGGAGCCCAACAGCTCGCTGTCACGCTCAGCGACGGGCGGATGTTCGAGGCGGAGATCATCGGTACTGATCGGGCCACCGACCTCGCCGTGCTGCAGCTCGCGGACCCGCCGGACGATCTCACCGCTGCCACGCTTGGCACGTCCGAGGACGTCACGGTCGGTCAGGGTGTGATGGCGGTCGGGAACCCGCTCGGACTGGACTCGACCGTGACCACCGGGATCGTCTCAGCGCTGGACCGTCCGGTGAACACCACCGATCAGCGGTCCCAGGAGTCCGTGGTCACGAACGCCATCCAGATCGACGCGGCGGTCAACCGCGGCAACTCCGGTGGGCCGTTGTTCGACGCCGAGGGGCGCGTCATCGGCATCACCTCATCGATCGCCACCGACGGCCAGTCCTCGGGCAGCATCGGTCTGGGCTTCGCGATCCCGGTGGACCTGGCCACGGACATCGCCGATCAGTTGATCGCCAACGGGGCGGCTGAACATGCCTATCTGGGTGTGACGCTCACCGACGAGATGGTGACGGCAGATGGTTCCACTCGGACCGGGGCGGCGGTGCGCGAGGTGCTCGACGGTACTCCGGCTGCCGAGGCGGGGCTGCGCTCCGGCGACGTGATCGTGCAGATCGACGACGACAGCGTCGGAAGTGCAGCGTCGCTCACCGGCTACGTCCGCACCTACGCCTCCGGCGACGAGGTGACGCTCAGCGTCGCCCGCGACGGTGAGCTGAGCCAGGTGACGGTCACCCTGGCCGCGCGTGAGGATGTGCCCTCCTAG
- a CDS encoding TetR/AcrR family transcriptional regulator codes for MPSKGARRRDSVITAAADLLLERGPGTCTHREVAARAGCSLSATTYYFSSLEELLGAAGERIVRGWADHAERVAAELDPRASRSQRISAAVAAVLPEPERVRGHYEHLAGAGRSQQVAAAYAAGRPRVDAALTQIAGPLGLDAALVVAVIDGAAITALSEGGDPAALAAQLLDLSCPAA; via the coding sequence ATGCCTTCGAAGGGGGCGCGCAGGCGGGACTCGGTGATCACCGCTGCGGCGGACCTGTTGCTGGAGCGGGGCCCCGGCACCTGCACGCACCGAGAGGTGGCCGCCCGTGCCGGGTGCTCGCTCTCGGCCACCACCTACTACTTCTCCTCGCTCGAGGAACTGCTCGGCGCGGCCGGCGAACGCATCGTGCGCGGCTGGGCGGACCACGCAGAGCGCGTGGCGGCCGAGCTCGACCCCCGGGCGAGCCGATCGCAGCGGATCAGCGCCGCCGTCGCCGCGGTGCTCCCCGAACCGGAGCGGGTGCGCGGGCACTACGAACACCTCGCCGGAGCCGGCCGCAGCCAGCAGGTTGCCGCCGCCTATGCCGCGGGACGACCCCGGGTGGACGCGGCCCTCACGCAGATCGCCGGCCCGCTCGGCCTCGACGCCGCTCTCGTGGTCGCGGTGATCGACGGTGCAGCGATCACGGCGTTGAGCGAGGGCGGCGATCCGGCCGCCCTCGCCGCACAACTGCTCGACCTCAGCTGCCCAGCCGCCTGA
- a CDS encoding 2Fe-2S iron-sulfur cluster-binding protein, which produces MTIATPATNQLIPDHPVGPETAEIARVEDVPPAGHGALRCDVNGTPIGLYRVADEIRAWRNVCPHEAAPVCRGPVTGTRLQSAVYEYTYGRDREVLRCPWHGWEFDLATGDHLAEGSGAKLRSHPIHVQDGRIYDASNRGLMHKRDLVVAEVDRVGHVLVLDLSAADGGSLPAWSPGAHIELALPSGRVRHYSLCGNPREKYRYRIAVLAEAGGRGGSRELHEIATRGACLRMKALRNRFPLRYAPHYLFIAGGIGITAILPMITMVARRGGSYQAVYIGRDQAGMPFGSELAAVPAVTMIGTSVAGRPEIAALVADLPAHTAIYCCGPESLTSAVRAAVAATSRDLPVHTERFTSTPVSNSSESDRPFEVTLARTGRTLQVPADDTLLNTLRRHGIARDSSCEQGWCGSCETTVVSGTPIHRDSILDADEHDDAGTMMICTSRATGTVVLDA; this is translated from the coding sequence ATGACCATCGCGACACCCGCCACGAACCAGCTCATCCCGGATCATCCGGTCGGTCCCGAGACGGCGGAGATTGCCCGCGTCGAGGACGTCCCTCCCGCAGGTCACGGCGCATTGCGCTGTGACGTGAACGGCACACCGATCGGCCTGTATCGCGTCGCGGACGAGATCCGAGCCTGGCGCAATGTATGCCCGCACGAAGCTGCCCCGGTCTGCCGTGGACCGGTCACGGGCACCCGACTGCAGTCCGCCGTGTACGAGTACACCTACGGCCGCGATCGCGAGGTGTTGCGCTGCCCCTGGCACGGCTGGGAGTTCGACCTAGCCACCGGCGACCACCTCGCCGAAGGGTCCGGCGCCAAGCTCCGCTCCCACCCCATCCACGTTCAGGACGGTCGTATCTACGACGCCTCCAACCGCGGTCTGATGCATAAGCGTGATCTCGTCGTCGCTGAGGTGGACCGGGTCGGGCACGTTCTCGTCCTCGACCTGAGCGCCGCGGACGGGGGCAGCCTGCCGGCATGGTCCCCGGGCGCCCATATCGAGCTCGCGCTTCCTTCCGGCCGGGTGCGTCACTATTCTCTGTGCGGCAATCCGCGGGAGAAGTACCGGTACCGCATCGCTGTGCTCGCCGAAGCGGGCGGACGCGGCGGCTCGCGCGAGTTGCACGAGATTGCCACGCGCGGCGCGTGCCTGCGGATGAAGGCGCTGCGGAACAGGTTTCCGCTGCGGTACGCCCCGCACTACCTGTTCATTGCCGGTGGCATCGGGATCACGGCCATCCTGCCGATGATCACGATGGTCGCCCGGCGTGGTGGTTCCTACCAGGCCGTCTACATCGGCCGAGACCAGGCGGGGATGCCGTTCGGCTCGGAGCTCGCAGCAGTCCCGGCTGTGACGATGATCGGCACGAGCGTGGCCGGCCGCCCCGAGATCGCGGCGCTCGTGGCCGATCTGCCCGCGCACACCGCCATCTACTGCTGTGGCCCGGAGTCGCTGACGTCCGCGGTACGTGCCGCCGTCGCCGCGACCAGTCGTGACCTCCCGGTGCACACCGAACGGTTCACGAGCACGCCCGTATCGAACAGCTCGGAGTCTGACCGTCCCTTCGAGGTCACCCTCGCCCGCACCGGGCGCACCCTGCAGGTGCCCGCTGATGACACGCTCCTGAACACCCTTCGACGGCATGGCATCGCGCGGGACTCCTCCTGTGAGCAGGGGTGGTGCGGTAGTTGTGAGACAACCGTGGTCAGCGGTACTCCGATCCACCGTGACTCCATCCTGGATGCCGACGAGCACGATGACGCCGGCACCATGATGATCTGCACCAGTCGCGCCACCGGAACCGTCGTCCTCGACGCCTAG
- the menD gene encoding 2-succinyl-5-enolpyruvyl-6-hydroxy-3-cyclohexene-1-carboxylic-acid synthase has protein sequence MTNPSTLRARAVVTALVAAGIRDVVLAPGSRSAPLAYALHAAEDAGWLRVHVRVDERSAGFVALGIARVRPAAVVTTSGTAVANLHPAVLEASHSGAPLMIVSADRPHELRGVGANQTTDQVKVFATAVRSFTELPADDADPMRGVRSAVTRAVAAATGARTRAPGPVHLNVAFRDPLTPDDGPWAGEVPAPVQVVATGPVEPVVLPRGPRTVVVAGDGAHRAGPVQEVGSWGWPVLAEPSSGLRGAATAVAAGRVIADELAREIERVVVLGRPTLSRPITRLLARDDLDVVVVSGRADWADVAGTARVVADAIAVPGDLGAGERDWLHRWQLASAAAITALDRPRPLDGPTVAHAVLGAGGTVLLGSSMAVRDADLAAPAGPAFAAAQVLANRGLAGIDGTISTATGVALTGTPVRALIGDITFLHDVGGLARGRFEREVDLQVIVLNDDGGSIFATLEHGKEEHAETFGRFFATPQSVDLAALAAGFGARHQEVRTVSELMDALDQGIHGRSVIEVRLDPAGAHERAERLTGSVRQAVRSALGS, from the coding sequence ATGACCAATCCCTCCACCCTCCGCGCCCGCGCCGTAGTGACCGCGCTGGTGGCCGCCGGGATTCGCGACGTGGTGCTGGCACCGGGGTCGCGCAGCGCACCGCTTGCCTACGCCCTGCACGCCGCTGAGGACGCCGGCTGGCTCCGAGTGCACGTCCGCGTCGACGAACGATCCGCGGGCTTCGTCGCGCTCGGCATCGCCCGGGTGCGCCCGGCGGCCGTGGTCACCACCTCGGGCACGGCCGTGGCCAACCTGCACCCCGCGGTGCTCGAGGCGAGCCACTCCGGGGCGCCGCTGATGATCGTCAGCGCCGACCGGCCGCACGAGTTGCGCGGTGTGGGTGCGAACCAGACGACCGACCAGGTGAAGGTGTTCGCCACGGCGGTGCGTAGCTTCACCGAGCTGCCCGCTGACGACGCCGATCCGATGCGCGGGGTGCGCAGCGCCGTCACCCGGGCCGTGGCCGCCGCCACCGGCGCCCGCACCCGTGCCCCGGGGCCGGTACATCTGAACGTCGCCTTCCGGGACCCGCTCACCCCCGACGACGGCCCTTGGGCCGGTGAGGTCCCTGCACCGGTGCAGGTGGTCGCCACCGGACCAGTGGAGCCTGTGGTGCTGCCGCGTGGTCCGCGCACCGTGGTCGTGGCCGGTGACGGGGCTCACCGCGCTGGACCCGTCCAGGAGGTGGGCTCTTGGGGCTGGCCGGTTCTCGCCGAGCCGTCCTCCGGCCTGCGGGGGGCCGCCACCGCTGTGGCGGCCGGCCGGGTGATCGCCGACGAGCTCGCCCGCGAGATCGAGCGGGTGGTGGTGCTCGGCCGGCCCACGCTGAGCCGGCCGATCACCCGGCTGCTCGCCCGGGACGACCTGGACGTGGTGGTGGTGTCAGGCAGGGCCGACTGGGCCGACGTGGCCGGCACCGCACGCGTGGTCGCCGACGCCATCGCCGTGCCCGGCGATCTCGGGGCGGGCGAGCGGGACTGGCTGCACCGGTGGCAGCTGGCCTCGGCCGCCGCGATCACCGCACTGGACAGGCCGCGCCCTCTCGACGGACCGACGGTGGCCCACGCCGTGCTCGGGGCCGGCGGGACCGTGCTGCTCGGCTCCTCGATGGCAGTACGCGACGCCGACCTCGCGGCACCGGCCGGTCCGGCGTTCGCAGCGGCCCAGGTGCTCGCCAACCGTGGCCTGGCCGGCATCGACGGCACCATCTCCACCGCCACCGGTGTGGCCCTGACCGGTACACCGGTGCGAGCCCTGATCGGGGATATCACCTTCCTGCACGACGTCGGCGGCCTCGCCCGCGGGAGGTTCGAGCGCGAGGTGGACCTGCAGGTGATTGTGCTCAACGACGACGGGGGATCCATCTTCGCCACGCTCGAGCACGGGAAGGAGGAGCACGCCGAGACCTTCGGCCGGTTCTTCGCCACCCCGCAGAGTGTGGACCTGGCCGCGCTCGCGGCCGGCTTCGGCGCCCGGCACCAGGAGGTCCGCACCGTCAGCGAGCTGATGGACGCGCTCGACCAGGGCATCCATGGACGCAGCGTGATCGAGGTGCGCCTGGATCCCGCCGGTGCACACGAACGCGCCGAGAGGCTCACCGGCTCGGTACGCCAGGCCGTCCGGAGTGCGCTGGGCAGCTGA
- a CDS encoding amidohydrolase family protein — protein sequence MSSRATTGSAGVVIDGDVHNALPDLDRFIPAVWAGGWRTASVPTSHNYANPRGGVARKDVTPPNGGAPASDPYFLISDHLDPYGIDYAILTGPHLIHLGTDLDYQNMMARAMNECTAATWLTISDRFRGSILVNLDDPHAAAREIRHWASDKRFVQVIAAAATRRPIGQREFWPIFEACSETGLPLAVHPGTEGAGTAFPPTPMGWPSRYMEWHNILPIGYMAQINSLVTEGAFEHFPSLRFIAIEGGTAWLPHLMWRMNKNYKALRDTTPWLTRLPSEYILDHVRLTTQPIEEPRRPEELTQILAMIEAERTLMFSSDYPHWDYDNANLILTAIDSSTRARIMGETAAELYGIIRMPLPEDLPAHLPATDEPVEQPMTEAVPVE from the coding sequence ATGAGCAGTAGAGCGACCACAGGGAGCGCCGGAGTCGTCATCGACGGCGATGTGCACAACGCACTTCCCGATCTCGACCGGTTCATCCCGGCAGTCTGGGCCGGGGGATGGCGCACAGCTTCGGTGCCGACCAGCCACAACTACGCGAATCCGCGTGGTGGAGTCGCCCGGAAGGATGTCACCCCGCCGAACGGCGGTGCGCCGGCGAGTGACCCGTACTTCCTGATCTCCGATCACCTGGATCCGTATGGGATCGACTACGCAATCCTCACCGGGCCCCACCTGATCCACCTGGGCACGGATCTGGATTACCAGAACATGATGGCCAGGGCGATGAACGAATGCACCGCCGCCACCTGGCTGACCATCTCGGACCGGTTCCGCGGCTCGATCCTGGTGAACCTCGATGACCCGCACGCGGCGGCCCGTGAGATCAGACACTGGGCGAGCGACAAACGCTTCGTCCAGGTCATCGCAGCTGCCGCCACGCGGCGTCCGATCGGCCAACGGGAGTTCTGGCCGATCTTCGAGGCCTGCAGCGAGACCGGCCTACCGCTGGCCGTCCACCCCGGCACCGAGGGTGCCGGCACCGCTTTCCCGCCCACGCCCATGGGGTGGCCTTCCCGGTACATGGAGTGGCACAACATCCTCCCGATCGGCTACATGGCGCAGATCAACTCACTGGTCACCGAGGGCGCCTTCGAGCACTTCCCCTCGTTGCGGTTCATCGCGATCGAGGGCGGGACGGCATGGCTCCCGCACCTGATGTGGCGGATGAACAAGAACTACAAGGCGCTGCGGGACACCACCCCGTGGCTGACGCGCCTGCCGTCGGAGTACATCCTCGACCATGTTCGCCTGACCACCCAGCCGATCGAAGAGCCCAGGCGTCCCGAAGAACTCACGCAGATCCTCGCCATGATCGAGGCCGAACGCACGCTGATGTTCTCCTCGGATTACCCCCACTGGGACTACGACAACGCCAACCTCATCCTCACCGCGATCGATTCCTCGACGCGTGCACGCATCATGGGGGAGACCGCCGCCGAGCTCTACGGGATCATCCGGATGCCGCTGCCGGAGGATCTCCCGGCGCACCTGCCGGCAACGGACGAGCCGGTCGAGCAGCCGATGACCGAAGCGGTCCCCGTCGAATGA
- a CDS encoding DMT family transporter: MAWVILIVSGMLETVWATSLKASEGFTRLWPSVVFGVSLAASMAGLAYALRSLPVGTAYAVWVGIGASLTAVVGMVWLSEGVSVIKIVSLVLIVAGVVGLNLAGSEH; the protein is encoded by the coding sequence ATGGCGTGGGTCATCTTGATCGTGTCCGGGATGCTGGAGACCGTATGGGCGACGAGCCTGAAGGCATCGGAAGGGTTCACAAGACTGTGGCCGTCGGTGGTATTCGGCGTCTCGCTCGCGGCGAGCATGGCCGGGCTCGCCTACGCACTGCGCAGCCTCCCGGTCGGCACCGCCTACGCGGTCTGGGTCGGGATCGGCGCGAGCCTGACGGCGGTGGTCGGGATGGTCTGGCTGAGCGAGGGTGTCAGCGTGATCAAGATCGTCTCGCTGGTGCTGATCGTCGCGGGTGTGGTCGGCCTGAACTTGGCCGGTTCGGAGCACTGA
- a CDS encoding GNAT family N-acetyltransferase — MTDRGAQVRAPRADDLPALADLKIAWSAPERTVSLSERTHFIASLARWMADREDRLVCRVAEVDGTLVGMAWLVLDERVPNVDDAHRMTGDVQSVFVLAEHRGHGIGTMLVRSLCEAADAVGARLSVRANDASVPLYRSAGFVAAGALLERRPGAAP, encoded by the coding sequence GTGACTGACCGGGGAGCCCAGGTGCGGGCGCCGCGCGCCGACGACTTGCCCGCCCTCGCCGACCTGAAGATCGCCTGGTCTGCGCCCGAACGAACGGTCTCCCTCTCGGAGCGCACCCATTTCATTGCCTCACTGGCGCGGTGGATGGCTGATCGCGAGGACCGGCTCGTCTGTCGGGTGGCCGAGGTGGACGGCACGCTGGTCGGGATGGCTTGGCTGGTGCTCGACGAACGCGTACCGAATGTCGACGACGCGCACCGCATGACGGGTGATGTGCAGAGCGTCTTCGTCCTCGCCGAGCACCGGGGCCATGGCATCGGCACCATGCTGGTGCGGTCGTTGTGCGAGGCGGCTGACGCCGTCGGCGCGCGACTGTCGGTGCGGGCGAACGACGCGTCGGTGCCGCTCTACCGGAGCGCTGGCTTCGTGGCGGCTGGGGCGCTGCTGGAACGCCGGCCCGGGGCAGCGCCGTGA
- a CDS encoding o-succinylbenzoate synthase yields the protein MRTACYSIGLRTRFRGLDRRDGMLIQGEAGWGEFSPFWEYGLAESRAWWAAAHEAATLPFPDPVRESIPVNVTVPATTPERAHAIVIAGGGCRTAKVKVAEPGQTLAEEQARLEAVRDALGASGAIRIDANAAWDLDEARRRLPILDRAAGGLEYAEQPCAAVADLAALRRRLSLPIAADESIRRAEDPYAVARAEAADVVVLKVQPLGGVRAALRIAEQIGLPAVVSSALETSVGIAAGVALAAALPELPYACGLATVHLFDRDVTDDPLLPSGGELPVRRAAPTPALLAAAAADETLTARWQERLAACRD from the coding sequence GTGAGGACGGCGTGCTACTCGATCGGGCTCCGCACCCGGTTCCGCGGCCTGGACCGCCGGGACGGCATGCTGATCCAGGGGGAGGCCGGCTGGGGCGAGTTCTCCCCGTTCTGGGAGTACGGCCTCGCGGAGTCCCGCGCCTGGTGGGCGGCCGCCCACGAAGCCGCCACGCTGCCCTTCCCCGACCCGGTGCGCGAGAGCATCCCGGTGAACGTCACCGTCCCGGCCACCACCCCCGAACGGGCGCACGCTATCGTCATCGCCGGCGGCGGCTGCCGCACCGCCAAGGTGAAGGTCGCCGAACCGGGCCAGACCCTCGCCGAGGAGCAGGCCCGCCTCGAAGCCGTCCGGGACGCGCTCGGCGCGAGCGGGGCGATCCGGATCGATGCCAATGCCGCCTGGGACCTGGACGAGGCACGCCGCCGGCTGCCGATCCTGGACCGCGCCGCTGGCGGCCTGGAGTATGCCGAGCAACCCTGCGCGGCCGTGGCCGACCTGGCCGCGCTGCGCCGTCGCCTCAGCCTGCCCATCGCCGCGGACGAGTCGATCCGCCGCGCCGAGGACCCGTATGCCGTGGCCCGCGCCGAGGCGGCCGACGTGGTGGTGCTCAAGGTGCAGCCGCTCGGCGGGGTGCGCGCGGCACTGCGGATCGCCGAGCAGATCGGACTGCCTGCAGTGGTCTCCTCGGCCCTGGAGACCTCCGTCGGGATCGCGGCCGGGGTGGCGCTCGCAGCGGCCCTCCCAGAGCTTCCCTACGCCTGCGGCCTGGCCACGGTGCACCTCTTCGACCGGGACGTCACCGACGACCCGCTGCTCCCCTCCGGTGGTGAGCTTCCGGTACGCAGGGCGGCACCTACGCCCGCGCTGCTGGCGGCAGCAGCTGCCGACGAGACGCTGACTGCCCGGTGGCAGGAACGCCTGGCTGCCTGCCGTGACTGA